The proteins below come from a single Danio aesculapii chromosome 23, fDanAes4.1, whole genome shotgun sequence genomic window:
- the rca2.1 gene encoding regulator of complement activation group 2 gene 1 isoform X1 produces MPRNVLSLAVAFFPCLLMCTHVQGECTLPSFESRNVTLSAYYSPDHIFPDGSALTFECFSGHKPVDSRASKSITCTENQWTNLGLTCTKKSCGSPPELLNGRYEISGVLFGDTIKPICNPGYMLDGYGLNQRVCRDGGWDGRHPTCEVTKCEAPPSIKNGDLVDEPLESYEYSQVVTYRCNPGFSLSGVSNLHCSDDGTFKPDPPKCLDGCPKPEIPHLIRIGGKSPPYKIGHFIEYRCEDLYTLKGVKEITCTAEGWSPEPPKCIEPCSVPNFGGNITLNEEFKSKNLFPHGSKVTFKCISGHEPVDSTASKSVTCDETKWTKLHLTCKTSPTTARAPTTARAPTSARTPTSVRTPTSYTTSKVLPDEKDKSSPSSAPLGAILGGIFGSGGLLLLGCFGVYMLVTKQSKRTQKVPTSEEGSL; encoded by the exons ATGCCAAGAAATGTGCTGTCTCTCGCTGTTGCTTTTTTCCCCTGTCTTTTGATGTGTACACATGTTCAAG GAGAGTGTACACTGCCTTCTTTTGAATCAAGGAATGTTACCTTATCAGCATATTATAGTCCAGATCATATTTTCCCAGATGGATCTGCTTTAACATTTGAGTGCTTTTCTGGGCACAAACCAGTTGATTCAAGAGCAAGTAAATCAATTACTTGTACAGAAAACCAGTGGACAAATCTGGGGCTCACTTGCACAA aAAAATCATGTGGAAGTCCTCCAGAACTTTTAAATGGAAGATATGAAATATCTGGAGTATTATTTGGGGACACAATTAAACCCATTTGTAACCCAGG ATACATGTTAGATGGGTATGGGTTAAATCAAAGAGTGTGCCGCGATGGAGGATGGGATGGCAGACATCCTACCTGTGAAG ttacaaaATGTGAGGCACCACCATCTATAAAAAATGGAGATCTTGTAGATGAGCCATTGGAAAGTTATGAATATTCACAAGTCGTAACCTACAGATGTAATCCTGGATTTAGTCTTAGTGGAGTTTCAAACCTTCATTGTTCTGATGATGGGACCTTTAAACCAGATCCACCAAAATGTTTGG ATGGGTGTCCAAAACCTGAAATTCCACATTTAATTAGAATTGGTGGAAAATCTCCCCCATACAAAATAGGACACTTTATAGAGTACAGATGTGAAGATCTTTATACATTGAAAGGAGTAAAGGAAATTACCTGTACAGCAGAAGGATGGAGCCCTGAACCACCAAAGTGCATTg AGCCTTGTAGTGTGCCTAATTTTGGAGGAAATATCACTTTAAATGAGGAGTTTAAATCCAAAAACCTTTTCCCACATGGATCCAAAGTAACATTTAAGTGCATCAGTGGACATGAGCCAGTTGATTCAACAGCATCTAAGTCAGTTACTTGTGATGAAACCAAATGGACAAAACTGCACCTGACGTGCAAAA CCTCACCTACAACTGCCAGAGCACCCACAACTGCCAGAGCACCCACATCTGCCAGAACACCCACATCTGTCAGAACACCCACATCTTACACAACATCTAAAGTGCTACCTGATG AAAAAGACAAGTCATCACCGTCCTCTGCACCTCTAGGAG CGATTTTAGGTGGGATCTTCGGCAGTGGTG GTTTACTCTTACTAGGATGTTTTGGAGTTTATATGCTCGTTACGAAACA GTCAAAACGTACACAAAAGGTGCCTACAAGTGAAGAGGGATCGCTTTAA
- the rca2.1 gene encoding regulator of complement activation group 2 gene 1 isoform X2 — protein MPRNVLSLAVAFFPCLLMCTHVQGECTLPSFESRNVTLSAYYSPDHIFPDGSALTFECFSGHKPVDSRASKSITCTENQWTNLGLTCTKKSCGSPPELLNGRYEISGVLFGDTIKPICNPGYMLDGYGLNQRVCRDGGWDGRHPTCEVTKCEAPPSIKNGDLVDEPLESYEYSQVVTYRCNPGFSLSGVSNLHCSDDGTFKPDPPKCLDGCPKPEIPHLIRIGGKSPPYKIGHFIEYRCEDLYTLKGVKEITCTAEGWSPEPPKCIEPCSVPNFGGNITLNEEFKSKNLFPHGSKVTFKCISGHEPVDSTASKSVTCDETKWTKLHLTCKTSPTTARAPTTARAPTSARTPTSVRTPTSYTTSKVLPDEKDKSSPSSAPLGAILGGIFGSGGLLLLGCFGVYMLVTKQ, from the exons ATGCCAAGAAATGTGCTGTCTCTCGCTGTTGCTTTTTTCCCCTGTCTTTTGATGTGTACACATGTTCAAG GAGAGTGTACACTGCCTTCTTTTGAATCAAGGAATGTTACCTTATCAGCATATTATAGTCCAGATCATATTTTCCCAGATGGATCTGCTTTAACATTTGAGTGCTTTTCTGGGCACAAACCAGTTGATTCAAGAGCAAGTAAATCAATTACTTGTACAGAAAACCAGTGGACAAATCTGGGGCTCACTTGCACAA aAAAATCATGTGGAAGTCCTCCAGAACTTTTAAATGGAAGATATGAAATATCTGGAGTATTATTTGGGGACACAATTAAACCCATTTGTAACCCAGG ATACATGTTAGATGGGTATGGGTTAAATCAAAGAGTGTGCCGCGATGGAGGATGGGATGGCAGACATCCTACCTGTGAAG ttacaaaATGTGAGGCACCACCATCTATAAAAAATGGAGATCTTGTAGATGAGCCATTGGAAAGTTATGAATATTCACAAGTCGTAACCTACAGATGTAATCCTGGATTTAGTCTTAGTGGAGTTTCAAACCTTCATTGTTCTGATGATGGGACCTTTAAACCAGATCCACCAAAATGTTTGG ATGGGTGTCCAAAACCTGAAATTCCACATTTAATTAGAATTGGTGGAAAATCTCCCCCATACAAAATAGGACACTTTATAGAGTACAGATGTGAAGATCTTTATACATTGAAAGGAGTAAAGGAAATTACCTGTACAGCAGAAGGATGGAGCCCTGAACCACCAAAGTGCATTg AGCCTTGTAGTGTGCCTAATTTTGGAGGAAATATCACTTTAAATGAGGAGTTTAAATCCAAAAACCTTTTCCCACATGGATCCAAAGTAACATTTAAGTGCATCAGTGGACATGAGCCAGTTGATTCAACAGCATCTAAGTCAGTTACTTGTGATGAAACCAAATGGACAAAACTGCACCTGACGTGCAAAA CCTCACCTACAACTGCCAGAGCACCCACAACTGCCAGAGCACCCACATCTGCCAGAACACCCACATCTGTCAGAACACCCACATCTTACACAACATCTAAAGTGCTACCTGATG AAAAAGACAAGTCATCACCGTCCTCTGCACCTCTAGGAG CGATTTTAGGTGGGATCTTCGGCAGTGGTG GTTTACTCTTACTAGGATGTTTTGGAGTTTATATGCTCGTTACGAAACA GTAA
- the rca2.1 gene encoding regulator of complement activation group 2 gene 1 isoform X3, with amino-acid sequence MPRNVLSLAVAFFPCLLMCTHVQGECTLPSFESRNVTLSAYYSPDHIFPDGSALTFECFSGHKPVDSRASKSITCTENQWTNLGLTCTKKSCGSPPELLNGRYEISGVLFGDTIKPICNPGYMLDGYGLNQRVCRDGGWDGRHPTCEVTKCEAPPSIKNGDLVDEPLESYEYSQVVTYRCNPGFSLSGVSNLHCSDDGTFKPDPPKCLDGCPKPEIPHLIRIGGKSPPYKIGHFIEYRCEDLYTLKGVKEITCTAEGWSPEPPKCIEPCSVPNFGGNITLNEEFKSKNLFPHGSKVTFKCISGHEPVDSTASKSVTCDETKWTKLHLTCKKKDKSSPSSAPLGAILGGIFGSGGLLLLGCFGVYMLVTKQSKRTQKVPTSEEGSL; translated from the exons ATGCCAAGAAATGTGCTGTCTCTCGCTGTTGCTTTTTTCCCCTGTCTTTTGATGTGTACACATGTTCAAG GAGAGTGTACACTGCCTTCTTTTGAATCAAGGAATGTTACCTTATCAGCATATTATAGTCCAGATCATATTTTCCCAGATGGATCTGCTTTAACATTTGAGTGCTTTTCTGGGCACAAACCAGTTGATTCAAGAGCAAGTAAATCAATTACTTGTACAGAAAACCAGTGGACAAATCTGGGGCTCACTTGCACAA aAAAATCATGTGGAAGTCCTCCAGAACTTTTAAATGGAAGATATGAAATATCTGGAGTATTATTTGGGGACACAATTAAACCCATTTGTAACCCAGG ATACATGTTAGATGGGTATGGGTTAAATCAAAGAGTGTGCCGCGATGGAGGATGGGATGGCAGACATCCTACCTGTGAAG ttacaaaATGTGAGGCACCACCATCTATAAAAAATGGAGATCTTGTAGATGAGCCATTGGAAAGTTATGAATATTCACAAGTCGTAACCTACAGATGTAATCCTGGATTTAGTCTTAGTGGAGTTTCAAACCTTCATTGTTCTGATGATGGGACCTTTAAACCAGATCCACCAAAATGTTTGG ATGGGTGTCCAAAACCTGAAATTCCACATTTAATTAGAATTGGTGGAAAATCTCCCCCATACAAAATAGGACACTTTATAGAGTACAGATGTGAAGATCTTTATACATTGAAAGGAGTAAAGGAAATTACCTGTACAGCAGAAGGATGGAGCCCTGAACCACCAAAGTGCATTg AGCCTTGTAGTGTGCCTAATTTTGGAGGAAATATCACTTTAAATGAGGAGTTTAAATCCAAAAACCTTTTCCCACATGGATCCAAAGTAACATTTAAGTGCATCAGTGGACATGAGCCAGTTGATTCAACAGCATCTAAGTCAGTTACTTGTGATGAAACCAAATGGACAAAACTGCACCTGACGTGCAAAA AAAAAGACAAGTCATCACCGTCCTCTGCACCTCTAGGAG CGATTTTAGGTGGGATCTTCGGCAGTGGTG GTTTACTCTTACTAGGATGTTTTGGAGTTTATATGCTCGTTACGAAACA GTCAAAACGTACACAAAAGGTGCCTACAAGTGAAGAGGGATCGCTTTAA